Genomic window (Streptomyces clavuligerus):
GGGAGCCGCTCGGCCCAGGGGAGCACGGTACGGGTGGTGATCCCGCTCACCAGGGTCTTGACCTGGGCGGCGAGCCAGGCGCCGTCCGGCAGGTCGTCCGCGTGCAGCAGGACCCGGACGAGGACACCGGCGAGGAGCGAGTGCATTTCGCTGAGGGCCCGAATCCGCTGTCGCGGTCCCCAGCGCGCGGTCAGGGCGGCGCACTCCTCCCGCATGGCCGCGGTGTACGCGGAGACATGGGCGGGGGAGAACGCGGGCTGCATCAGCGGGCGCTGGCGCCGGTGGTCGCGGTGCCGGGCCGTGATCAGGCCGTCGCCGGTGACCACCCGGACGCGGTCGAAGAGCGGGCCGCCCTTGTCGAAGCGGTCGACCTGGCCGACGAGGAGTTCGTGGACGAGTTCGGACGAGCACACCAGATGGGCCCGGCGCGTGCCCAGCCGGACCGTGACGATGCCGCCGGTGTCCCGGCAGGCCGCCAGCCAGCGCGCCGGATCGCGGACGAGGGCCGGGACATGGCCGACGAGGGGCAGGGCCCCGGGCGCCATCGGGGTCCCGGTGTGTGCGGAACGAGCTGCCACGGGCGTCACCACCAGAAGTCCGGAGTCCTCAGCCTGATGTGATCATGCCACCGTGGACAGGGGCCGCGCACCGGCGCGCGGAGCGCGGACGGGGCGGCCCGAGCGCTGTTCACCACCCCGGTACGGGGCGCTCCGCGGTGTCGGTCCGTCAGGGGCGTGGGTCAGTTCCGTTCGGCGGCGGCCGCGCGGTGCTCCAAGACGCGCAGGGCCCGTTCCCCCCAGCGCAGATTCTCCTCCTCGAAGGCGATGCCGCGCAGCAGGGTGAGGTAGGGGCCCACCCGGTCGCCGTCCCGCAGGAACTCCTCCTCGCCGAGGTCGCCGAGGAGATGGCGCCGTACGCGTTCATAGCGGGCCAGCTTGGAGCGTGACCACTCCATCCGCTCCGCGATGTGCGCCCGGACGGCGTCCGGGTCGCCCATGTCCACGGCCTGCACCTTGACCATGAGTTCGTCCCGGGCCGCGGTGGGCCGGGGCTGCCGCCCGGTGAACGCGGCCAGCTCCCGCCGCCCGGTGTCGGAGAGCGTGAACATCCGCTTGTTCGGCCGGCGTTCCTGGGGGACGACCCGTGTGTCCACCAGGCCCTCCGCCGCCAGGCGCTCCAGCTCGCGGTAGAGCTGCTGCGGGGTGGCCGCCCAGAAGTTCGACACCGACACGTCGAAGATCTTGGCCAGGTCGTAGCCGGAGGACTCGCCCTCCAGGAGGGCCGCCAGGACCGCGTACTTCAGCGACATATGGACAGCATATACAGAAGCGACTATTGTTGTCCGCGACTATTCAACAAGTTGAATAAGAGGTGTGAGGATGCATCCCTTCCGCAGGGCCGTGGAAGCGGGCGACCACCGGGCCGCCGAAGCACTCCTGGCCGACGACGTCGTGTTCACCACCCCGGTCCGCTTCCAGCCCTACACCGGCAAGCCCATGGCGGCGGCGATCCTGCGCGGTGTCCTCCGCGTCTTCGAGGACTTCCGCTACATCCGCGAGATCAGCGACGCCGACGGCCGCGACCACGCCCTCGTCTTCACCGCCCGTGTCGGCGACCGGCAGCTCACCGGCTGCGACTTCCTCCACCACGACGAGAACGGCCTCATCGACGACTTCATGGTGATGGTCCGCCCCCTCTCCGCCGCGCAGGCCCTCGCCGCCGCGATGGGCGAGCAGTTCGAGCAGATCGCCGAGGAGGCGCGGGCGGCGGCGACGGAGGGCTGAGCCCCGTTCCCCGGAGTACGTGAACGACAGCTCGCACCGGGCCCGTCGGCATGGAGCGGACAGGGCTTGTGTCCGGAGGAGATCCGCGTTCTCCTCCGGACTCCCGGTCCCGACGGGGCCGACGGCCCGCCCGCCGGCGGATACCGCGTTCATCCGGGGTGACCGCCGGTGATGAGTCCGCCGAGCGCGCCGCCGAGGCGGGTGAGGGCGGAGGCGATCCAGGGCAGGGTCTCCGGTGCGTCCGCGGCGAGTGCGGCATGGCGCTGTTCCGGGGTGGTGCCGTAGAGGAGGCTGGTGGCGATCCGGAGGGTCAGGGCGGTGTCGGGCTCGCCGAACGCGCTGCCGGGCAGGGTGGCGATGTCGTACCGGTCGAGCAGGGCGGTGGCCAGATCGGTGCCGGTGGCGATGGACCGGGTGCGCAGGGCCTCCCGGGCGGGGGTGAAGTCGGGGTAGAGGTAGAACCCCGCCCGGGGCGGTCGGCAGTGCGCGCCCGCCGCGAGCAGTCGGCCGTGGACCGCCGTGGCGACCCGGGCGTGCAGCCGGCGGGAGGCGGCGATACGGGCGGTGATCTCCGGCGGGTCGTTCAGCGCGTGGGCCGCCACGGCCTGCATGGGGGCGGCCAGGCTGGACCAGATCTCGCTGGCGATCCCGGTCAGTTCCCGGTGCAGCCGTCGCCCCCAGGGGCCCGCCGGGGTGCGGGCGAAGCCGATCCGCCAGCCGCCCAGGGCCAGGGACTTGCTCAGCCCGGTGGTCACGACGGTCCGTTCGGCGAGCTGTCGCACGGGGCTGGGGGCGCTGCCGCCGTGGGTCAGTTCGGCGTAGATCTCGTCGCTGACGACCGCGAGACCGTGGTGCTCGGCGATGGCGCACACCGCCTCGACCTGCTCGGCGGGCGCGACCGTACCCGTTGGATTGTCCGGAACGGTCAGGATCAGCACGCCCGGCCCGGCCCCTTCCGCGGACGCGCGCCGCAGGGCCCGTTCCAGGAGCCCGGGGTCGGGGATGCCCCCGGCCTCGGCCGGGACGGGCACGGGGACGACCCGGCGGCCGAGCAGGGCGGCCTGCGCCGCGTAGGACACCCACGAGGGGCAGGGCAGCACCACGGCGCCGCCGATCGCGGCCAGCAGGGCGAACAGCAGCGGTTTGCTGCCCGGGGCGAAGAGGATCTGCTCCGGGCCGGTGGGCAGACCGCGCCGGACGAACCAGCCCGCCGCGGCCTCCCGGGCCTCGGCCGAGCCCGCGACCGGCCCGTATCCGTTGCGTCGATGGGCGGCGGCGAGCACATCGGCCAGCCCCGGCGGTACCGGCAGCCCGGCCTCGCCGAACCCCAGGTGGAGTACGTCGTGCCCGGCCGCGCGGCGGGCCTGGACCCGCTCGTCGATGGCGAGCGTGGCGGAATGGGTCGTCATGGGGGACCGTCCTGTTCACAGCCGGGGGCGGGGGCGAAGCCGGATACGGAGACGAAGGCGGATACGGAGGCGGGTACGGATACGGAGGCGGGTGCCGGGGCCCTTCCAGAGTGCCCGGGGCCGCCGCGCCGGGACAGCGCGAGAATCCGCCGGGGCGGCACGGCCACCCTCCCCGCTCGCCCGTCGGGGTGAAGGTGAGTCAGGGGCGCGTTCCGCGGTATAGTGATCTTGTTGCTCGCGCCGGTGGAAGCCGGTCGGGACACAGGCGTTGGTGGTCCAAGGAAAGACACCCCACTTCCCGTGGGGGGATGCAGGTGCAAGGCCTGCCCAGCGCTCCGCTCACCGGGCCCCGGCCTCCCCCTCAGGGAGACCGGGGCCCGGTGCTTTCCCCCTACTCCCAGGTCGCCGTGGAGGGGTCGATGCCATGGGCGCGGGCGTCCGCGTCGACGACGCGGCGGAACCACGCGGCGAGGCCGGGACGGATGGCGTCGTAGTGGGCGGCGAACCCCGGGTCGGTCTCATAGGTGCGGCCGAGACAGACCTGCATCCGCCGGGTGAGCGGAAAGTACGCGCCGAAGACCTCACGGTGCCGCTCGGCGAGGAGGCCCGCCTCCGGGCCGCCGGGTGCGACACCGGCGTCCATCGCCTCCCCGAGGGCGCGTTCGAAATCAGCCACCGAGTCGGCCACGGCCTGCCACTCCCCGGGACCGCGCCCGGCCGAGCGCTCGGCGTACTGCTGCCACTGCGCCGTGTCCCCGTAGCGCT
Coding sequences:
- a CDS encoding nuclear transport factor 2 family protein; the encoded protein is MHPFRRAVEAGDHRAAEALLADDVVFTTPVRFQPYTGKPMAAAILRGVLRVFEDFRYIREISDADGRDHALVFTARVGDRQLTGCDFLHHDENGLIDDFMVMVRPLSAAQALAAAMGEQFEQIAEEARAAATEG
- a CDS encoding PadR family transcriptional regulator — encoded protein: MSLKYAVLAALLEGESSGYDLAKIFDVSVSNFWAATPQQLYRELERLAAEGLVDTRVVPQERRPNKRMFTLSDTGRRELAAFTGRQPRPTAARDELMVKVQAVDMGDPDAVRAHIAERMEWSRSKLARYERVRRHLLGDLGEEEFLRDGDRVGPYLTLLRGIAFEEENLRWGERALRVLEHRAAAAERN
- a CDS encoding pyridoxal phosphate-dependent aminotransferase, translating into MTTHSATLAIDERVQARRAAGHDVLHLGFGEAGLPVPPGLADVLAAAHRRNGYGPVAGSAEAREAAAGWFVRRGLPTGPEQILFAPGSKPLLFALLAAIGGAVVLPCPSWVSYAAQAALLGRRVVPVPVPAEAGGIPDPGLLERALRRASAEGAGPGVLILTVPDNPTGTVAPAEQVEAVCAIAEHHGLAVVSDEIYAELTHGGSAPSPVRQLAERTVVTTGLSKSLALGGWRIGFARTPAGPWGRRLHRELTGIASEIWSSLAAPMQAVAAHALNDPPEITARIAASRRLHARVATAVHGRLLAAGAHCRPPRAGFYLYPDFTPAREALRTRSIATGTDLATALLDRYDIATLPGSAFGEPDTALTLRIATSLLYGTTPEQRHAALAADAPETLPWIASALTRLGGALGGLITGGHPG